A window of Campylobacter pinnipediorum subsp. pinnipediorum contains these coding sequences:
- the fabG gene encoding 3-oxoacyl-ACP reductase FabG, which produces MKFSGKNVLITGASRGIGADIARVLAKMGLKVWINYRSKPELADELMNEINKDGGQAAVIKFDVTDEDEFIKGINLIVDSDGELSYLVNNAGITNDKLALRMKTEEFTNIIDANLTSAFIGSREALKVMSKKRFGSVVNIASIVGETGNAGQVNYSASKGGMIAMTKSFAKEGASRNVRFNCITPGFIQTEMTAVLSEEIKKAYVDSIPLKRLGNPEEVANAVAFLLSDYSSYTTGEVLKVNGGLYV; this is translated from the coding sequence ATGAAATTTAGTGGAAAAAATGTTCTTATAACAGGTGCTAGTCGTGGCATAGGTGCTGATATAGCAAGAGTTTTAGCAAAAATGGGCTTAAAGGTTTGGATAAACTATCGTTCAAAACCAGAACTTGCCGATGAGCTAATGAATGAGATAAACAAAGATGGCGGACAAGCAGCGGTTATTAAATTTGATGTTACAGATGAAGATGAGTTTATAAAAGGTATAAATTTAATCGTTGATAGCGATGGCGAGCTAAGCTATTTGGTTAACAATGCTGGTATCACAAATGACAAACTTGCCCTTAGAATGAAAACAGAAGAGTTTACAAACATAATAGATGCAAACTTAACATCAGCATTTATAGGTTCAAGAGAAGCTTTAAAAGTAATGAGCAAAAAAAGATTTGGTTCAGTGGTAAATATAGCTTCAATAGTTGGAGAAACTGGTAATGCTGGACAAGTTAATTATTCAGCTAGCAAGGGCGGAATGATAGCTATGACAAAAAGTTTTGCAAAAGAAGGTGCTAGCAGAAATGTTAGATTTAACTGCATAACTCCTGGATTTATACAAACTGAAATGACGGCTGTTTTAAGTGAAGAAATCAAAAAAGCATATGTTGATAGCATACCGCTTAAAAGACTTGGAAATCCGGAAGAGGTTGCTAATGCAGTAGCATTTTTACTAAGTGATTATTCAAGCTATACAACCGGTGAAGTATTAAAAGTAAATGGTGGCTTATACGTATAA